A single window of Methanoregula sp. DNA harbors:
- a CDS encoding DUF424 domain-containing protein, which yields MFLKIHRVPGAGDVVAVCDCELMNTTLCTGDIDVPITEAFYGDCQVSENEIREALQKADNANLMGERAVALAVELGLVSRAGCIMIGEVPHAQIFRL from the coding sequence ATGTTTTTGAAGATCCACCGTGTTCCCGGTGCCGGCGATGTAGTGGCAGTATGTGACTGCGAACTGATGAACACCACACTATGTACCGGTGACATCGACGTGCCCATCACTGAAGCATTCTATGGTGATTGTCAGGTAAGTGAAAACGAGATCCGCGAAGCATTACAAAAAGCGGATAATGCAAACCTGATGGGCGAGCGTGCGGTTGCGCTTGCAGTTGAACTGGGACTTGTTTCGCGTGCCGGATGCATCATGATCGGTGAGGTCCCTCACGCGCAGATCTTCAGGCTGTAA
- a CDS encoding replication factor C small subunit gives MEENHTIWIEKYRPTRLADIVGQDEIVERLSSYVKTKNLPHLLFTGSAGVGKTTAAVTLAREIFGGSWQMNFRELNASDERGIDVVRNQIKQFARTTPLGDATYKILFLDEADALTTDAQAALRRTMESYAQTCRFILSCNYSSKIIDPIQSRCAIYRFKPLPREAIQEEIRRIAHREGLSVSQDALDAVVYIAQGDMRKAINALQGAAIITKKIDAPEVYAITSTARPNEIEELLTLSLTGDFDAAESLLAQLMHERGIAAHELINQCYRALLRRNMDRGLKVRLIDHLGEADFRLSEGADCDIQMEALIARFVLSSQERA, from the coding sequence ATGGAGGAGAACCACACAATCTGGATCGAGAAATACCGGCCGACGCGGCTTGCCGATATTGTCGGGCAGGACGAGATCGTCGAACGTCTCTCCTCGTATGTAAAAACAAAAAACCTTCCTCACCTTCTTTTCACCGGGAGCGCTGGTGTCGGGAAGACTACAGCTGCAGTCACGCTTGCACGCGAGATCTTTGGCGGGTCATGGCAGATGAACTTCCGCGAACTGAACGCATCTGACGAGCGGGGGATTGACGTGGTGCGCAACCAGATAAAACAGTTTGCCAGAACAACTCCTCTTGGCGATGCAACGTACAAGATCCTCTTTCTTGACGAGGCGGATGCGCTCACCACGGATGCGCAGGCTGCCTTACGAAGGACGATGGAGAGCTATGCACAGACCTGCCGGTTTATTCTCTCCTGCAACTACTCCTCAAAGATCATCGACCCGATCCAGAGCCGGTGCGCGATCTACCGGTTCAAACCCCTTCCCCGTGAGGCAATACAGGAAGAGATCCGCAGGATTGCCCACCGTGAAGGCCTGAGTGTCAGCCAGGACGCGCTGGATGCAGTTGTCTATATCGCGCAGGGTGACATGCGCAAGGCCATCAATGCCCTGCAGGGCGCAGCAATCATCACAAAAAAGATTGATGCCCCTGAGGTCTATGCAATCACCTCGACGGCCCGCCCGAATGAGATAGAGGAACTCCTGACCCTCTCGCTTACCGGCGACTTTGACGCTGCCGAATCGCTGCTCGCCCAGCTGATGCACGAGCGGGGAATTGCCGCGCATGAACTGATCAACCAGTGCTACCGCGCTCTCCTCAGACGGAACATGGACAGGGGACTTAAAGTCCGTTTGATCGACCATCTGGGCGAGGCCGATTTCCGGCTCTCGGAAGGCGCGGACTGCGATATCCAGATGGAGGCACTTATCGCAAGGTTTGTGCTCTCTTCGCAGGAACGGGCATGA
- a CDS encoding TatD family hydrolase, translating to MKSNTFPITDDHIHIDVKNGRGIEAAKDFLRAGGTHIFLVSKPSWSHGVFPSAGSDFAPVFEETVRTGQMISELGIKVFPVLGVHPAEISRIGERLGTEAAAGVMKEGLSLAARYVSEGRAYALKSGRPHYETTPEILAASNDVLDYALELAKEYDCALQVHAESGTCDDIVGMAQRAGMSPDRVVKHYAIPETRLMPSFIAKHEAIPMLCRERRKFTMESDYMDENSRPGAVIGPKSVPRFTKKLLVQGLISEEDCHRIHTETVERVYRVPIHLS from the coding sequence TTGAAATCGAACACCTTCCCCATCACTGACGACCATATCCATATTGACGTAAAGAACGGGCGGGGGATCGAAGCGGCAAAGGACTTCCTGCGAGCCGGCGGGACGCACATTTTTCTTGTATCAAAACCCTCGTGGTCACACGGGGTTTTCCCATCAGCAGGCTCTGATTTTGCCCCTGTCTTTGAGGAGACCGTCCGCACCGGGCAGATGATATCGGAACTCGGGATTAAGGTCTTCCCGGTACTTGGCGTACATCCCGCGGAGATCTCGCGGATTGGGGAACGGCTTGGAACGGAGGCTGCAGCAGGGGTGATGAAAGAGGGCTTGAGCCTTGCCGCGCGTTACGTGAGCGAGGGCAGGGCATATGCACTTAAAAGCGGGCGACCGCATTATGAAACCACCCCGGAAATTTTAGCGGCATCAAATGATGTCCTCGATTATGCGCTCGAGCTGGCAAAAGAATATGACTGCGCGCTCCAGGTACATGCCGAGAGCGGGACGTGCGATGATATTGTTGGCATGGCACAGCGGGCAGGTATGAGCCCTGACCGGGTCGTAAAGCACTATGCCATCCCGGAAACCCGGCTCATGCCCTCATTTATTGCAAAGCATGAGGCGATTCCCATGTTATGCAGGGAGAGGAGGAAGTTCACGATGGAAAGCGATTATATGGACGAGAATTCAAGGCCCGGTGCAGTGATCGGCCCGAAGTCAGTGCCAAGGTTTACAAAAAAACTTCTCGTACAGGGGCTCATCAGTGAAGAGGACTGCCACCGTATCCATACCGAAACGGTTGAGAGGGTATACAGGGTACCGATCCATCTTTCTTAA
- a CDS encoding dihydroneopterin aldolase family protein: protein MQTNREQAVFEAGIKLGALYHQWVGTPVSRESAASVESAIEKSVILQPCVEEITVRLDRSLMQPNRFGYSELCGLMFEVGIVTRVEFSYCRARLSQNKGYPLMQVVECLEIEHLPHH, encoded by the coding sequence ATGCAGACCAACAGGGAACAGGCAGTTTTTGAGGCAGGGATCAAACTGGGGGCTTTGTATCACCAGTGGGTAGGGACCCCGGTATCACGGGAGAGCGCAGCAAGCGTGGAGTCTGCAATTGAAAAAAGTGTGATTCTCCAGCCCTGTGTGGAGGAGATCACCGTGCGCCTTGACCGCAGCCTCATGCAGCCCAACAGGTTCGGGTACAGCGAACTCTGTGGCCTGATGTTTGAAGTCGGGATCGTGACCCGCGTAGAATTTTCCTACTGCAGGGCCCGGCTTTCCCAAAATAAGGGGTATCCCCTCATGCAGGTTGTGGAATGCCTTGAAATCGAACACCTTCCCCATCACTGA
- a CDS encoding minichromosome maintenance protein MCM, whose protein sequence is MDKSAETGVEDRASDWNRFLKSRYKKDLGELGREYPHRRSLYIDYREIEKFGKPGIILADELLVNPGKVLEDVWDAIKNNQLIRIKDGKEPRGINIRFRNLPQKIGVRHIRSDDINRFISVEGILRKTTEVRPRIVEAVFKCPAGHFTYKKQKYGKFIEPDGCATDGCTFKKLELLPKRSRFVDSQKLRVQESPEGLRGGEQPQTLDIDVTDDLAGLVSPGDRVIINGILRSMQRVVRGEKSTVFDIFLECNSIEIQEKEFEEVEIDDHAEDEIRELSRDPLIYRKITHSIAPTIYGSEDVKEAIALQLFGGIAKEMPDGSHLRGDIHVLLIGDPGIAKSQLLRYIVKLSPRAIYTSGQSSTSAGLTATAVKDEFGEGRWTLEAGALVLADMGVAAVDEMDKMQKEDRSALHEAMEQQTISVAKAGITATLKSRCALLGAANPKYGRFDMYGDIADQINMPPTLLSRFDLIFIMADQPEPRRDLAIAEHILKTHSIGELIQQHKKTPIPGVNDAYIEQQLSQVRPDIEPSLFRKYVAYAKRSCYPILSAEAKEALVNYYLKLRGIAEPNKPVPVTARQLEALVRLGEASARIRLSSTIEQADAERVIHIVDACLRQIAYDAKTGSFDIDKVATGISKEKRDIVRVIKDAIRDIGGEGRRASIDQVIEVASQKGFARDKVREGIDMLLRNGEAMEPKNGIIQLI, encoded by the coding sequence ATGGATAAGAGTGCTGAGACCGGTGTTGAAGACCGGGCATCGGACTGGAACCGGTTTTTAAAAAGCCGTTATAAAAAAGACCTCGGGGAGCTGGGCCGCGAATACCCCCACCGCCGTTCGCTTTATATCGATTACCGGGAGATAGAGAAATTCGGAAAACCTGGCATAATACTCGCCGACGAACTTCTCGTAAATCCCGGAAAAGTGCTCGAAGATGTATGGGACGCGATCAAGAACAACCAGCTGATCAGGATAAAGGATGGCAAGGAACCCCGTGGCATCAATATCCGGTTCAGGAACCTCCCGCAAAAGATCGGGGTCCGTCATATCAGGTCCGATGATATCAACCGGTTCATCTCGGTCGAAGGCATTTTGCGAAAGACCACCGAGGTCCGACCAAGGATTGTCGAGGCTGTCTTCAAGTGCCCCGCAGGCCATTTCACGTACAAAAAGCAGAAATACGGGAAGTTTATCGAACCGGATGGTTGCGCCACAGACGGGTGCACGTTCAAGAAACTGGAACTGCTACCTAAACGCTCCAGGTTCGTGGATTCCCAGAAGCTGCGGGTGCAGGAATCCCCGGAAGGGCTGCGCGGAGGGGAGCAACCCCAGACACTTGATATTGATGTCACGGATGACCTTGCCGGACTGGTGTCACCGGGGGACCGCGTGATCATCAACGGGATCCTGCGTTCGATGCAGCGGGTAGTCCGAGGCGAGAAGAGCACGGTCTTTGATATATTTCTTGAATGCAACTCCATCGAGATACAGGAAAAAGAGTTTGAGGAGGTGGAGATCGACGACCATGCGGAGGATGAAATCCGGGAACTCTCCCGTGACCCCCTGATCTACCGGAAGATCACGCATTCAATCGCCCCGACAATTTACGGGAGCGAGGATGTTAAAGAGGCAATTGCGCTCCAGCTGTTTGGCGGTATAGCCAAGGAGATGCCTGACGGGAGCCACCTGCGCGGCGACATCCACGTGCTGCTGATAGGAGATCCCGGCATCGCAAAGAGCCAGCTGTTGAGATATATCGTCAAGCTGTCCCCCCGCGCGATCTACACGAGCGGGCAGTCATCAACATCAGCTGGACTTACGGCAACTGCAGTAAAAGACGAGTTCGGGGAGGGGCGGTGGACGCTTGAAGCCGGTGCGCTGGTACTTGCCGACATGGGAGTCGCCGCAGTGGACGAAATGGACAAGATGCAGAAAGAGGACCGGAGCGCCCTGCACGAGGCGATGGAGCAGCAGACGATTTCGGTTGCGAAAGCAGGTATTACAGCGACACTCAAGTCCCGCTGCGCCCTGCTCGGGGCGGCAAACCCGAAATACGGGAGGTTTGACATGTATGGCGACATTGCAGACCAGATCAATATGCCCCCCACCCTGCTCTCTCGGTTTGACCTGATATTCATCATGGCCGACCAGCCCGAACCACGTAGGGACCTTGCGATTGCCGAACACATCCTCAAGACGCACAGCATCGGTGAGCTCATTCAACAACACAAGAAGACACCGATCCCGGGGGTTAACGATGCATATATCGAGCAGCAGCTCTCGCAGGTAAGACCGGATATCGAGCCCTCGCTCTTCCGCAAGTATGTTGCATATGCAAAACGGTCCTGTTACCCGATCCTTTCTGCGGAAGCAAAGGAAGCCCTCGTGAATTATTATCTCAAGCTCAGGGGAATTGCAGAGCCCAACAAGCCGGTACCGGTGACTGCCCGGCAGCTCGAAGCCCTTGTCCGGCTCGGAGAAGCTAGCGCACGTATCCGGCTCTCCAGCACTATCGAGCAGGCTGATGCGGAGCGCGTGATCCATATTGTCGATGCATGCCTGCGCCAGATCGCGTATGATGCAAAGACCGGCTCATTTGATATCGACAAGGTTGCGACCGGCATATCCAAGGAGAAACGCGATATCGTCCGGGTGATCAAGGACGCGATACGTGACATTGGGGGAGAGGGCAGGCGCGCTTCCATCGACCAGGTGATCGAGGTGGCATCCCAGAAAGGATTTGCGAGGGACAAGGTTCGCGAGGGCATCGATATGCTTCTCAGGAACGGAGAGGCGATGGAGCCCAAGAACGGGATCATCCAGTTGATTTGA
- a CDS encoding DUF3821 domain-containing protein, whose amino-acid sequence MNYRLIFCVLVLLMGIIAVPVSAGLTKIDAGAPVYVGEMGLDISTALNGCNQISWWPAGNDTSSPAGKVIEITQNRFSYNISPELFSGYEGTWYCSDKKPVYKAFTVEKPWFTLKIWDVDLDKDMSGQSVPRSTQVTYRIDTNLNRAFNNLYRPLVNPLDQLFDVRLKGPNGAGISNIFTGSAGAPGTEILSFDSKPDVRTSPFIWRDGKVWNHTARSGDGTPLYPPGTYTFTGTQNLNNMKNYYGDLVGVTVSGPVNITFIADVATPAPTATLSQLVITPEPSLPATTVATLAPTRAVTTVTKKPTWTSAPLPEWVTFMALGMGCMVFVLYRRDNR is encoded by the coding sequence ATGAATTACCGGCTCATTTTCTGTGTTCTAGTGTTACTGATGGGAATCATCGCTGTTCCGGTATCTGCAGGCCTCACAAAGATCGACGCAGGGGCTCCGGTATATGTCGGTGAAATGGGGCTTGATATATCCACTGCGCTCAACGGCTGCAACCAGATCTCGTGGTGGCCGGCCGGTAATGACACAAGCTCACCGGCAGGCAAGGTAATTGAGATCACACAAAACAGGTTCAGTTATAACATAAGTCCCGAACTTTTTTCAGGATATGAAGGCACATGGTATTGCTCGGATAAAAAACCAGTTTATAAGGCGTTTACGGTTGAAAAACCCTGGTTTACCTTGAAAATCTGGGACGTCGACCTTGATAAGGATATGAGCGGGCAGAGCGTGCCGCGAAGCACCCAGGTCACCTACCGGATCGACACGAACCTGAACCGGGCGTTCAACAACCTTTACCGCCCTCTGGTCAACCCACTTGACCAGTTGTTCGATGTCCGCCTCAAAGGACCTAATGGAGCCGGTATCTCAAATATCTTTACGGGCAGTGCGGGAGCACCAGGTACCGAGATCCTTTCCTTTGATTCAAAACCTGATGTGAGAACATCTCCATTTATCTGGAGGGACGGGAAGGTATGGAACCACACAGCGCGGAGCGGGGACGGGACACCCCTCTATCCTCCGGGTACCTATACCTTTACCGGGACACAGAACCTCAACAATATGAAAAATTATTACGGGGATCTGGTAGGGGTCACAGTCTCGGGTCCGGTAAATATTACCTTCATTGCCGATGTGGCCACCCCTGCCCCAACGGCCACTCTGTCACAGCTTGTCATTACTCCTGAACCATCCCTGCCGGCAACAACGGTTGCGACGCTTGCGCCAACCCGGGCAGTGACCACGGTGACAAAAAAACCGACATGGACTTCGGCACCCCTTCCGGAATGGGTCACGTTCATGGCGCTTGGCATGGGATGCATGGTATTTGTCTTGTACCGGAGAGACAACCGCTGA
- a CDS encoding tetratricopeptide repeat protein, whose protein sequence is MDIQTHILIIGLVVFFLVLAPASAAASEQDSYTSAGALYSKSVDLANEGKYKEALKASDEALAFNASSLTHLIQANRAGILVMLGRYDEAITAADAALSVSGNLTTTRSIAYYNKGDALRHLGRTDEARDMFKKAQELDSSLVPPDLSVPVTPAAPATTKSPLSPFAAIAAILGACAACLGFRSKI, encoded by the coding sequence ATGGATATCCAGACTCATATCCTGATTATCGGGCTTGTTGTGTTCTTTCTCGTTCTTGCTCCTGCCAGCGCTGCTGCATCGGAGCAGGATTCATACACAAGCGCCGGAGCATTGTACTCAAAAAGCGTTGACCTTGCAAATGAAGGGAAGTACAAAGAAGCCCTCAAGGCTTCCGATGAGGCACTTGCGTTCAATGCAAGCTCGCTCACGCATCTCATCCAGGCAAACCGGGCCGGGATCCTTGTCATGCTTGGCAGGTATGATGAGGCGATCACTGCGGCAGATGCGGCACTATCGGTCTCCGGGAACCTGACGACCACCCGTTCGATCGCGTATTACAACAAGGGCGATGCACTCCGCCATCTCGGGAGAACCGATGAAGCCCGTGATATGTTTAAAAAAGCGCAGGAATTAGATTCGTCCCTGGTACCTCCTGATTTGAGCGTTCCGGTTACACCCGCTGCACCGGCAACGACAAAGTCCCCCCTTTCGCCGTTTGCAGCAATTGCAGCGATCCTTGGTGCCTGCGCAGCTTGCCTTGGGTTCCGTTCAAAAATTTAA